The Astyanax mexicanus isolate ESR-SI-001 chromosome 4, AstMex3_surface, whole genome shotgun sequence genome segment CATTTTATTTGTATGCTGCAGAAATGACCAAACATCAAACACATTGATTTGTTATTTACAAAGACGTTCATTTTAAAGTGTGTTGAAAAAGCTCTTGTTGATTGTTGTTTATCTTTGTGTACATTTTTCAAAGAAAATCAGGTGTGCCACATGCCTTGCACATATTTGCACTGATATTTACActgttaatttaaatgttttttgttatttgtgtcaGGTAAATAAATTGCCTTAAATTGTTTACATTAATATGATGtgtaagcattttttaatataattttagttcAAGCTAGTACaagcttttacaaacacatttataaataatgcaaaatatcggttaatatcggtatcggcaaaattacataaaatatcgATAtcgattttttttccattatcgcACACCCCTAGCCCACTCtctcctctactgttctctattttCATAGAGCCATTAGCAGCAGCTATACGACAATGCCCAAATATCAAAAGGTATCCATACCCACACTACCGAACaaaaaaatcagcctttatgcagatgatattctactatttctacaaaacccactctcctcaattcctcagactacacaaataattaaaacattctctaaaatctcagattattccattaactggtctacatccaccgttctaccatttaacatacttatcagacacagcagttcagTTACTCCCTATCCCTATGTGCACTGAACACATCACATACCTGGGCATTAAAGTTTCTGAGCTGTCTGAGCTGCACACACTTCATTTTAGACCACTACTCACAACCATCAACAATGATATCCAATGCTGGATGAACCTTCCACTATCCTACcaatatccacaatcaaaatgacaatattacctaaattaaactacCTCTTCTCAAGTATTCCCATCCAACCTACACCTACCTGGTTTAAAACCTTCATCATCTCTAAattctactggaaaaataaaccacccagaatcaaattaaccacattacaaaaacaaagaactcCTAGAAGGCCTAGAAGCTCCAAATTTCCAACAATACCTCTCTGcaaaccaattaaagtacattattaaatggataaaaccaaatcaaactgatgaaatatggagaaaagtagaacaaacatcaattaatgaaatacaaatctcagacttaccatttattagcacaacaatCAATCGCCACCCTTGTTTCAAAAATCCAATTATATCTAcgactctgacagcttggtggaaaattcacaAGAAAACAAACACTAGACTTCCACCCACTAAATACTCACCCATATGGCACAACCCCGACTtcccgccaccaaaaaaaaacccaaaactacaaaaatggaaagaaaaaggtattacacatttacaccacgttctacacaacaataactcGGCTACTTTCTCACATCTAACCCAGAAATATAGCATTGAGAGGAACCAGTTTTCGCAAAATTCGCAATACTAAAACTTACTGgcccaccaatttcagaattccttaatatctcttcttcagacaaaattctatcaaaaatatataggcttttattcaaattagaccaaacagtGGCTATCCCAATAAAAATGTGAAGAAGATATCTTAATTACCCccaatgctgatttctggagaaacattatggaaaacacatttaccatgactaacaatactaaccttcaccttatacaatataaagtcaTTCACATGGTTcactacactaagcaaaagttacataaaatggGACAAGAAGATTCAGAAATCTCCATACACTGCTCACTAAACACTCCAGACAATTACATACATGCTCTATGGTACTGCCCACCaatcaaacacttctggcagcttgttataactcggctaactccactatttaaacagccaatctctccatccccatcactctgcctgcttaacacatgaaccacaaacctaaaccaggaggaaagcagagcacttttggtggtgctaaccatcgccaaaaaaacaattcacacaaactggaaatcaagggaaaaaaatcaccatcagtcaatgggaaaactcactcacagaacacataaaaatggaaaaaatatctgcatctctcaaaaacagaactcatgaacacataaaaacctggtcagcattaaacaacctcctacatcagtgactccatcagtctttaacagaaaacctacacacatccattataaatctacttttttttcctgttccaaggGGGGGCACAACATACAGCACGTAGGCGTAAATGTTGACatattattcaaacatttttatagtctgtgtatgaccttattgtcatattttagataatgtttttttatttttgccttaTGTCTACAGTGTTATTCACGAAAACACAGATCATTTCCATCTTGGTATGGAAACTGTCCATGTTCGATTCTAGCTGTAAAAACGAATACCAGCGTATGCAGTTAGAAATGCAAATGAGAAGGAAGCACTAAGAGGAAGAATACAAGAACTGGAACACCATGAAAgtaattttaaaatgcagtgttttttttgtaaacatgaggaatgaatatgcacgagcccgacccgacgacccaattaaaacccgactttttttaatttattaagtagagcgttaaagctgagtttttttttttttttttttgggggggggggggggggctgtttaaatgagcaaaatctgttcagaataatgttgaagaagacctattatttaaaaaaataaactgtattaagaacagatttccaaaagattaaaacaccaacaatgcgaaatgatccacaaaaatgatatctgaatgaccttcctctaatctaatataatttaacatggtttaggaatataaattactttcttaacaaacaaacattttaatatttagcaaatagcctgtgcaaaaacacaaaaaatggctATTCcgtgcacactcattaaaccaaaataacaataacaataatttataattaatttatttttaataacttaataattattataatttataaatatataattaacaatatataagaatataaaatactttcagaacaaaaaattttttattttattttaagcatatagccttattttatagcctttattttaagcgTATTGCACTCTGCACTTAACACGCTCTACGAacgtgttgtttctatcaacaaTTAACTTGTATTAGCTCCATACCACTGACTGTCCttgcattggaccaaatttagcttcagagggctccattttgttggctatttagctacacaAAGCTCTGTAAGACAAGTGCGTAATGCGAAgtggaggagcgcatgtgtgagtACAGGTCGGGAATCGGGTCAGACTCGggctgataatctaaactctactgctgtggaagcttgaatgaagctctgagaatcatttatttttatttttgcaaattctGAAGACATCACAAATAGAAAGCCTACTGCCTGCTGACCTGAAGCATCGGAAAACGGAGACGCCTCTGTGTACCAgccgtaactataaaataaaatattaaaatgtgcacagtaactattagtgaaaggacaatttaaacaaatagaacatttgtttaaaacaataaacttaggttccttactgtattaaatctttttgcaacatagtgacagaTCCACAATAATGAATGAAGaatttctagcatggttaactaatcTTGAATTCATTTcttaaaactggaaaacactcatcaatgtaacacagccacaagtttttttttcccattttctccccaatttacacggccaattacccaacccactcattaggactccccctatcactagtgatgccccaacacaccaggagggtgaagactaacacatgcttcctccgatacatgtgaagtcagcctccgcttcttttcgagctgctgctgatgcagcattgccaagcagcatcacagtgcgcttgaaggaaagcgcagcggctcggctccggtacatcagctcacagatgccctgtgctacagacatcacccttggagtgatgtggggagagagcaccatctacccacccagagggagcagagccaattttgctccttctgagcaccgacagcttgatggcaaagctgcatgagtgggggttcgaacctgcgacctcctgagCCACAAGGTTTTtatctgtaccgcggagctttttaactgtaccgcggagttcacctactgtcgcgcagagctttttaactgtaccgtggagttcacctactgtcgcgcggagctttttaactgtaccgcggaactcacctactgtcgcgcgtgTCACCTTTTTTCTCCTGGCAGTTGTTTCTCCCGGCCGTGGACGGGAACCAGTGGAACTTGTAGTTCTTTGGGCTAGAGATAACTGCTCTAGGGTGAtacccacttttacttcacttggttttctttcaaagcaagtcacaggagtccagggtgagttcccaagcacttctttcatttattagcagttctaagcactcaaacataaacgtagCTAGCATTCAGAGAACAGAGGGGAGAGCCGTGGATGTTAACTAGCCTAACACGAGGCGGAGAGAGACGAAGCAGCAGCCACCTAACCCTAATTTGCTCCTAATCACACACTGCCGCTGCCTCTGCCAAACTGATCTAAACAAAAAATAGTGCGCTTCACATACATTTCTTAAAGGGACATGAACCTCAATCTTGTAACACACGGATCTATGTAACTGTATCGCGATGCTCACTTATTGTCGCGCtgagtttttttctttcattgtcACGCTATGCCAGATTTCTGGCACGGCGCCGGAAAGCTATCACCCCTGTATCTATAACCACATCATCCATATATCAACACTACATgaatgttcctacacacacacacatgcacacagtcacataacacgttcaacatttaagacatttagctatttttatttacttacttatttttttgttattctgtgtgttattatgttagggatggataaatggaaaaatataggaagccatactataataatttttatatattttatatatattataataacttttttttcttttttttcaagggcacaacttcttcttttgtgtttttttatatctctcttctcttctcctatatattgttttctatttggtttaatttgtatatatacacatcgttatgtcctccctctgcacagTGACCTCAGTTATCAGAGGTTtgtattaataagaataaagtctTAATGGTTCTCCGAAGAGGGGTGGCgggcaaaaaataaaatgttaggaatcaaaatcaaaaattgtatgttacaaattcaaaagagaaaaatatatagcaaatatatatgtttaaatatacttggttactttattatcctttacaGTTATTATCCTTTACAGCGAacagcttccagtgcacagcagcagcagatactttaacaattaaatttcatacaaacattctgttcaatgttatattattctctgtttcactccattaaaaagctcacattagcgagatgtgctaaatattcatgcacaaagtatgatagttacatagtcagtgagctagtgaatgagatagttacctagtcagtgaactagtgagttacctactcagtgagctagtgagttacctagtcattgagctagtgagttagctagttacctactttgtgcatgaaaatttagcacgctaatgtgagctttttaatggagtgaaacagagaataatataacacaatataacattaaacagaacatttgaataaaatttaattgtaaacacaatctgctgctgctgtgcactagaAGCTTTTTGCTctgtgtttggaaggacgcttgaaattAGCGGGGTGGGCGTAGTCAGTCTCAgtggtcagtccagaaccagctgaccaatggaggttcaaggggaacgccttcttctaagccccgcccacatgtgaaaagtgtgccaaaactcagaaaaaaaaataaagcagaagcaaaggagagattccagaagcaaaagtcttaaacagaaaaatccaaaaaactccacaaaaaattcacaaaaacacaaaaatgaaaacaaagtaaccaagtataattaaaaatatatatttgctatatattttttctcttttgaatttgcaacatacaatttttgcttttgattcctaacattttgattgcggattttatttttttgtgtaaaacttttggcacaaacggagagagagagagagagagagagagaaacaaatggagagagacaaaaacaaacagagagatggagagagagcaacaaagctctgagctggaagtctgaaccggattgttacagctggacaccgcattaaagTGTTTAACcacaaaagaaatctgcatgttgggtggaggcggagcagattacggcagaagttggggtcaaacttgggttaaaaaaaatagtaacacgttactgattccaacttaACAGAGTATGTTAATGATTTAACGCTGGCAGCCcaaataatttcaaatgaaaaatcacagaaacactgacctgagtatctgcagtttacattgtgaactcttcagtccagcagagagcagctccacacctgaatcctgcaggtcgttgttactgaggtccagctctttcagggaggagttttccaggtttaaaactgattccagattttcacacgtctttcttcctatattacacaaagctaatctgaaaatgtaagaataaacacaaacacaaatgattttacaatgtcttcaatgtttaaataacacattttagtgatttcctaaatgtaacatgtataatgctgttacttttgtacatgccacatttaatatttttttctagtggtgtcaattgattaagaaatataatcagattaatcatgacaacattaactgcaattacatttgttcttcttaagacaagctttatctcccctcaaaaatacaagtatataatattatataatagtatataatagcatatataatagtatataaacgccagtttccccagagctaggatacttgttctagtctgctgaACATAaatgtcacttttcccactgtacttctggctcttgtgtttgacctgaaagatcaggaagtgtgtgaacatctgcgtcagggttttgggaatttctccactctcagcttcactcagcattctctctagaacagtggctgtaatccagcagaagaccggtatgtggcacatgatgtagaggcttcttgaagacctgatgtgtgtgaagactttgttggccaggtcctgatctctgatcctcttactgaagtactcctgtttctgagggtcactgaatccccgcacttctgttacctgatcaaaacACTCAGTAGGTATCTGATTggccgctgctggtcgagaggtgatccagaggagagcagagggaagcagattccccttgatgaggttcgttttatagtggatatttaaatgtaaataaaagaatgaatgtaagaaatgtaaaatgcaattattaatggtgtcatttaaaatactattatatacaCTTGTatttttgaggggagataaagctaacgtggggcgctggaataaagaatgcatggtgAAGTGGAATGGACTCAGAAAGTGTATGttattgcacacatgcttacaATGGGGAAAAGACCttattacaatttaaatggcctgATGGAAATATGTAATcgccagtattcagtaatatgTACTGTTCCTTTAAGAGCTCCTTACAAAAGGTGCACTGCCCTTTTACGTGTATAGTTATGCTGAGAGTGCGGTAAAcctgagtgtgtgctgtgctttaccacagagaatgctggacctagcttctttcttttattcattttttttctgcaagtaaCAACATATACGTGGTGCTTTTAGCTCATGTATGAACTATGTTGTATGTCTTTTTTGATGTGCACATTTTACATTTCCtaccatacatacacacatacataaaaggAAATGAGCATGAAAGAGTACAATTACTCTTTTTGTATTTAGTCTGTAGATGCAGTATCATGACAAATTAAAGGGCATGGAAAAGTCTGAACAGGGAGAGTTGTTTAGGGCTCCTCTCCTTTGCCAACCTGGAAAGAATAGCCTGTTTCTGTGTAattctgtgtaatttagtttctttaattaattACGGTTTCATTTGTTGccttgtttgttattttgctctgtgataacctgaaacactgacctgagaatctgcagtttacattgtgaactcttcagtccagcagagagcagctccactcctgaatcctgcaggtcgttgttactgaggtccagctctttcagggtggagttttccaggtttaaaactgattccagatttccacacgtctttactccaaggtcacatgaagctagtctaaaaatcaagaataaactaatgattttacaataaacccaaagaagaatacttgaatggattgacaaagaatagaaaatagaattaaactgtgaaatgtatTGTCTGTCTAAAGAGCTGgtgatcagcatgggcatacagttcaccagggacagattataatgagttaaaatagaaaagaaaacgtTTATCAAAACAGAGAACCAGCAAGGCTTTTTggagtatgtgaatttattctattttccaagTTGAACTCAACTTGAACATTACACCTTCTcgcacatatatgtatatatattagaaataaatacagacacttaaaatatatgttctatatgaaatTGTTATGTTGTATTGCTAATCATCATTTCTCCAAAGCATATTGAGATATGATTTTTTAGTCAAATCACCCAGTGCTACTTTAGAGTGGATCTGCAagagatgtgcatttattttaacaaaaacatataacttgcccaaaacctttttttaaagattgtatttaatcagtctaagacagaaacttaatgtactgtttacattaaaatgatggtttaattattattacacaaaaaAGGAGAATGAATGCTTATATGTGataatgtgaataatgtgaatcCACCTGTGATTAAATGGAAACTGATTCTCCacatcagcagttgattaaaaactgtgtgaaggcctaaaaaaatactcacacagcttttctggatattttaactactggcagcagcctcagaaaacactcctctgatggatcatatttactgaggttaaactcctctagctcttcttctgagttcaccaacacaaacaccagagctgaccactgagcaggagagagtctGGCCTTTTGAAGACGACGGTCACCACCTCtcctcaggtatttctgcacttcctgcaccagagaatgatcattcagttcattcagacagtggaacagattgatggatttctctggagatgagttctcctcaatcttctccTTGATGTATTTGACGATTTCCTCATTGCTGTCAGAgatcctctctgtctgtgtcagtacgactcgtaacagattctgattagactccagtgagagacccaggaggaaacgaaggaacaggtccaggtgtccactctcactctgtaaggcttttTTAATGGCACTACTGAGGAATTCAGTCATTGATGACCTGCTGAAGAGTTCAGATAGTTCAGTGTTTTGGTTTTTAGTGGTTTGCTGATTCAGAACGCTTCTGTCAATGAAGCAGatgaatgcatataaagcagcaagatactcctgaacgctcagatgtacaaagctgaagaccttccccaggtgcagctcatgttcctccctgaagatctgggtacacactcctgagtacactgacacttctTTAATATCGATACCACTCTCttttagatcttcctcatagaagatcaggtttcctttctccagctgctggaacgccagtttccccagagctaggatacttgttctagtctgctgaacatcaatgtcacttttcccactgtacttctggctcttgtgtttgatctgaaagatcaggaagtgtgtgaacatctgcgtcagggttttgggaatttctccactctcagcttcactcagcattctctctagaacagttgctgtaatccagcagaagaccggtatgtggcacatgatgtagaggcttcttgaagacctgatgtgtgtgaagactttgttggccaggtcctgatctctgatcctcttactgaagtactcctgtttctgagggtcactgaatccccgcacttctgttacctgatcaaaacACTctggagggatctgattggccgctgctggtcgagaggtgatccagaggagagcagagggaagcagattccccttgatgaggttcgtcagcagaacatccactgaggtttgctcttctatattcaccaaattctcattgttctggaagttcagaggcagtcgacactcatccagaccatcaaaaatgaacatgatcttgtagctcCTATAATGTCTTGGTtgtaaatcttgtgtttctgggaaaaagctctgaagaagattcaccagactgagcttcttctccttcatcagattcagctctctaaaaggaagtggacatatgaagagaatgtcctgatttacttttccttcagcccagtccagaatgaacttctgcacagagactgtttttccaattccagcaactcctttagtcagtacagttctgacgggtcgtttctgttctggtaatggtttaaagatgtcgttacatttgattggtttttcctctgttttccttttcctggatgcagcttcaatcagtttcacctcatgttcctgattgacatctcctccatctccctctgtgatgtagagctctgtgtagacctcattcagaagtgctgactttacatggcccgatattccttcattaagtatctgatatttatttttcagcttggatttgagcttttgttgacatgctggggctaattctgataacagaggaagagaataaggaaaatgtaattagctgtgatcttcatgaaagacccctgtgtagaacaactttgatacagtagataattgttaggtttaaggatacatttgatgctgtgacacaatatcttataattacaaaatccagttaactattgcttattattctaatttgaaaagcagaactcctctgaggaaataaattagcactaattgttccccattctcatgacccagaactcttactgctctctagtgtgttggcgaggtttgtctgattcatgttcctcaggatgtgcagtgtgaccttcagcaccccctccttctgatcgtcctccacctctccctcagagcatgctgtgtaatctggactcaggagcttcttaAACGTGTTTAGCTtgttcttcactagagagataaacttctcctgcagcttctgattaagaacaaacatcagagaatcagtaaagctgttacagtacagagagggagatgatgacactgatctgaggagaaAAGGAGTTATGGATGCTCCAATGTGTAAAAGGTATTATCAAAactttaaagtaaagttaaatttatatgtaaaataaataatttccatCATATATATGGTTCAGTACTAACCctgaatatgtggtccagttcttttctggaaaagttttttttcttctcactgtggatgaacagaaaagccacactgtaatccacattaTTAAATCAGATGATTTAAAAAACGTGTTTCAATAAAATAAGGTGAGATTATTAATACAATAAAGAATAACAGCAAATAACAGATACAAAGAAAAGATTaagctgtaattaaaataaaatgtaaataaatgtatcaaGAATACCAGAACCAAGACAGACACACGCTGATATGAGTCAAACAGTTTAATCAGTTTACTAACAAAAGGGACAAGCAGATAAGGATAGTCTaaagcaggcagggtcagtaacataaagccagcataaacaaacaacataccagtagAAAGGAGAAAGCAGGGACGGTacacagagaaatagacagaagtGGAATAAGCAGAAGGGTGGTCTAATAACAAGCAACAGAAAGCAACAAACAAGGCTGAGCAAGGCAAAAAGGGTAAACAGTAAAAGAGAAAGGGGTCAATAAACGATAAGGCAGAATAACAAAGAGATATGtgtcgtagaagagctagggaacctagattcaatactcagcaactaATAGCTGAAactaaggggtatttatactcaaacattcaggtgagcaatcagtagctgtagctcagcagctcagcagcaatgtgaatgtaattagaaagaaaacagctaaaagGTTTTGCAGAATTTCaattaacaaaatatgttttaaagtgtATTATAATTAATTCTGAATACATTACTGGTCTATGTATTGTACTAAAACACATTCTCCCATTACTGGATGTATGCACTCACCC includes the following:
- the LOC111190930 gene encoding NLR family CARD domain-containing protein 3-like; the encoded protein is MNQTNLANTLESKLAPACQQKLKSKLKNKYQILNEGISGHVKSALLNEVYTELYITEGDGGDVNQEHEVKLIEAASRKRKTEEKPIKCNDIFKPLPEQKRPVRTVLTKGVAGIGKTVSVQKFILDWAEGKVNQDILFICPLPFRELNLMKEKKLSLVNLLQSFFPETQDLQPRHYRSYKIMFIFDGLDECRLPLNFQNNENLVNIEEQTSVDVLLTNLIKGNLLPSALLWITSRPAAANQIPPECFDQVTEVRGFSDPQKQEYFSKRIRDQDLANKVFTHIRSSRSLYIMCHIPVFCWITATVLERMLSEAESGEIPKTLTQMFTHFLIFQIKHKSQKYSGKSDIDVQQTRTSILALGKLAFQQLEKGNLIFYEEDLKESGIDIKEVSVYSGVCTQIFREEHELHLGKVFSFVHLSVQEYLAALYAFICFIDRSVLNQQTTKNQNTELSELFSRSSMTEFLSSAIKKALQSESGHLDLFLRFLLGLSLESNQNLLRVVLTQTERISDSNEEIVKYIKEKIEENSSPEKSINLFHCLNELNDHSLVQEVQKYLRRGGDRRLQKARLSPAQWSALVFVLVNSEEELEEFNLSKYDPSEECFLRLLPVVKISRKAVLASCDLGVKTCGNLESVLNLENSTLKELDLSNNDLQDSGVELLSAGLKSSQCKLQILRLALCNIGRKTCENLESVLNLENSSLKELDLSNNDLQDSGVELLSAGLKSSQCKLQILRLSGCMITDKGCCSLASALISNPSHLKELDLTYNHPGESGVKLLSARLEDPHCKLEKLGVEHGGKIRIKPGLKKWFCDFTLDLNTAQCNLSLSEENRRVECREELQSYPDHPERFDWWPQVLSRERVTGVTGRCYWEAEWSGVRAEVALSYKTISRKGGGSDCGFGWNINSWSLICSDYSYSVLHNNNRTVLSTPPSGCRRVGVYVDCPSGTLSFYRVSSDTHTPSHTHSHTHSHTPSHTLTHLHTLHTTFTQPLYAGFRVYSGSSVRLCKIE